The Nitrososphaerales archaeon genome includes a window with the following:
- a CDS encoding translation initiation factor IF-2 subunit alpha — translation MERSLPEPGEIVICTVRELTSHGIYVNLDQYGGMNGFLHVSEISTGWVRNIERVAKPQQRLVLKVIRANRQRQEIDLSLRQVTNEERRAKVIQWKREERALAIMNVVKKKLALDDATLASYTSKLEEGFGTLYAALEEASKKGEKALASLDLPPTVVKATSEAAGEKIIPPRYEVGALVEVSSRSPEGIEHIKKTLEGAMGSASAEVKITYAGAPKYRVRITADDYKQAEKAMDAVLEKIKDGVGKHEVFNFKREISRKYGGPS, via the coding sequence ATGGAACGTTCGTTACCCGAGCCTGGAGAAATAGTAATCTGCACTGTGAGGGAGCTCACTTCGCACGGCATCTACGTCAACCTCGACCAGTACGGCGGGATGAACGGGTTCCTCCATGTCTCAGAGATATCGACGGGCTGGGTGAGGAACATCGAACGGGTCGCCAAGCCCCAGCAGAGGCTGGTGCTGAAGGTGATACGCGCGAACAGGCAGAGGCAGGAGATCGACCTCTCTCTCAGGCAGGTAACCAACGAGGAGAGGAGGGCCAAGGTCATTCAGTGGAAGAGGGAGGAGAGGGCGTTGGCGATAATGAACGTCGTGAAGAAGAAGCTCGCCCTGGACGACGCGACCCTGGCGTCTTACACGAGCAAGCTCGAGGAGGGGTTCGGGACGCTCTATGCGGCTCTCGAGGAGGCATCGAAGAAGGGCGAGAAGGCGCTGGCCTCGCTGGACCTGCCTCCGACGGTCGTGAAGGCAACCTCAGAGGCGGCCGGGGAGAAGATCATTCCGCCGAGGTACGAGGTGGGAGCTCTGGTCGAGGTGTCGTCGCGGAGTCCTGAAGGGATAGAGCACATCAAGAAGACCCTCGAGGGCGCGATGGGTTCTGCGTCCGCCGAGGTCAAGATCACATACGCCGGTGCTCCGAAGTACAGGGTGAGGATAACTGCGGACGACTACAAGCAGGCCGAGAAGGCGATGGACGCGGTGCTCGAGAAGATCAAGGACGGAGTGGGGAAGCACGAGGTGTTCAACTTCAAGCGCGAGATATCGCGGAAGTACGGCGGTCCGTCTTGA
- a CDS encoding RNA-protein complex protein Nop10 — MLKCAECGRYTLSEKCPHCGGPTVTVHPARYSPDDRYARYRSPLAYEEASGSPGKQESR, encoded by the coding sequence ATGCTGAAGTGCGCCGAGTGCGGCAGGTACACGCTGAGCGAGAAGTGCCCCCATTGCGGAGGCCCGACTGTCACAGTGCACCCGGCTCGCTATTCTCCTGATGACAGGTACGCGAGGTACAGGAGCCCGCTCGCCTACGAGGAGGCTAGTGGGTCACCTGGTAAACAAGAATCGCGTTGA
- a CDS encoding glycosyltransferase family 39 protein, which produces MDLGLGPLHLNLRRPAVSRRATMTALVLAIVFSVAVTIRAYAAKYGFYLNEFDPYYDYYAANHIVTLAQQHGLFYALFNNPQDCGTAVLTSCHSLQGYFNWHDVTTWFPYGRNVAASSQDGLQVGGALLYLLAHNIFGAQISLYDFLILLPVLFGAITSVLFFFLVRRIAGDAAGLFSAMMVAVSPPLIQRGNLGWFKSEPLAILLFVAASYVVLTVFDKERSLRSRVLRGLSAGFLAGYASTAWGGGDYFSAAFGLMFLLLPFMNLDLSSLSPAIISFTAADLFASAIFPRPGVGIVTNPVGLALIGGTVFVLLAQWSKTWVKPAEYRRTLVKFVLAFVLAGLAVISFGFVGGISVRYLSVIAPWARSGNALVQSVAEQSYPTGQDYFTSYLMLLSFGVAGALVAFRRRSIPMVYALIIGLTGLYFSAAFSRLLVYSSVALGLLGGIGFAELAFALVKPSTTPLVKKKPVYTTRNEMKVVFSVAMIALIAIPAGTYWIPNPIQCSSTNSYFCDQSPADSGVSLANGATAYSRSPFNDWIQTLNWIRQDTPTNAVVISWWDYGYWITVMGNRTSAADNSTINGTRIAQIGRMFMSNATAAAATARKIAGDRPVYVLLFITGSILPTSAGSQYYILQVPAGGGFTAGGGDESKKQWFIRIGGLNESQYLECPSLSATCTGIDDYNLTPFALQNSLFSNLLPFRFSGYLQSQSSSSTGQTQIVLSPSYAGGTVEAFSYPAQYLFGTNSTGPFRLAYASPSMSTPSACPGNSGINCFNAILVYQVTH; this is translated from the coding sequence TTGGACTTGGGGTTGGGGCCGCTCCACCTGAACTTGCGAAGGCCGGCAGTGTCCAGGAGGGCGACGATGACCGCTCTGGTGCTGGCGATAGTGTTCTCCGTGGCAGTGACGATCAGGGCTTACGCAGCGAAGTACGGCTTCTACCTCAACGAGTTTGACCCATACTACGACTACTACGCTGCAAACCACATAGTGACGCTCGCGCAGCAGCACGGTCTCTTCTACGCCCTCTTCAACAACCCGCAAGACTGCGGCACGGCCGTACTGACTTCGTGCCACTCGCTGCAGGGGTACTTCAACTGGCACGACGTCACCACGTGGTTCCCGTACGGCCGCAACGTGGCGGCTAGTTCGCAGGACGGCCTCCAAGTCGGCGGGGCTCTCCTCTACCTCTTGGCGCACAACATCTTCGGCGCCCAAATCTCGCTCTATGACTTTCTCATACTGCTGCCGGTCCTCTTCGGCGCCATCACCTCCGTGCTGTTCTTCTTCCTGGTCAGGAGGATAGCGGGGGACGCAGCCGGGCTCTTCTCCGCCATGATGGTGGCCGTCTCCCCTCCCCTGATACAGAGGGGCAACCTCGGCTGGTTCAAGTCCGAGCCACTCGCGATACTGCTCTTCGTGGCTGCGAGTTACGTGGTGCTCACAGTCTTCGACAAGGAGCGCAGCTTGCGCAGCCGCGTCCTCCGGGGCCTCTCCGCGGGCTTCCTGGCCGGCTACGCCAGCACTGCCTGGGGTGGAGGCGACTACTTCAGCGCGGCTTTCGGCCTGATGTTCCTGCTCCTACCATTCATGAACTTGGACCTCTCCAGCCTGTCGCCTGCGATTATCTCATTCACCGCTGCCGACCTCTTCGCTAGCGCGATCTTCCCGAGGCCGGGGGTTGGCATAGTGACCAACCCTGTCGGGTTGGCCCTCATAGGCGGCACCGTCTTCGTCCTGCTGGCGCAATGGTCGAAGACTTGGGTGAAGCCAGCGGAGTACAGGCGGACGCTCGTCAAGTTCGTCCTTGCCTTCGTACTCGCGGGCCTCGCCGTCATCAGCTTCGGGTTCGTCGGCGGCATATCTGTCAGGTACCTGTCGGTCATCGCGCCGTGGGCCCGCAGCGGCAACGCGCTGGTTCAGTCAGTGGCAGAGCAGAGCTACCCCACCGGCCAGGACTACTTCACATCCTACCTGATGCTGCTTTCCTTCGGTGTCGCCGGGGCGCTCGTCGCCTTCAGGAGGAGGAGCATACCGATGGTCTACGCCTTGATCATAGGCCTGACCGGCCTCTACTTCTCGGCCGCCTTCTCCCGCCTCCTCGTCTACTCCTCCGTCGCCCTCGGCCTGCTCGGGGGAATCGGGTTCGCCGAGCTTGCGTTCGCCCTCGTCAAGCCGAGCACGACTCCCCTGGTGAAGAAGAAGCCGGTCTACACGACCAGGAACGAGATGAAGGTCGTCTTCTCCGTCGCCATGATAGCGCTGATCGCCATCCCTGCGGGCACCTACTGGATTCCAAACCCGATTCAGTGCAGCAGCACCAACTCCTACTTCTGCGACCAGAGCCCCGCCGACTCGGGCGTCAGCCTGGCCAACGGCGCCACCGCCTACTCCAGGTCGCCGTTCAACGACTGGATCCAGACGCTCAACTGGATAAGGCAGGACACGCCGACGAACGCGGTCGTCATCTCGTGGTGGGACTACGGATACTGGATCACTGTGATGGGCAACAGGACGAGCGCCGCAGACAACTCGACGATCAACGGCACCCGCATAGCCCAGATCGGTCGCATGTTCATGTCCAACGCCACGGCTGCCGCAGCCACGGCGAGGAAGATTGCAGGCGACAGGCCGGTCTACGTCCTTCTCTTCATCACTGGAAGCATTCTCCCGACAAGCGCGGGCAGTCAGTATTACATACTCCAGGTGCCGGCCGGGGGCGGCTTCACGGCGGGCGGAGGCGACGAGAGCAAGAAGCAGTGGTTCATAAGAATCGGGGGGCTTAACGAGTCGCAGTACTTGGAGTGCCCGTCGCTCTCGGCGACGTGCACCGGCATCGATGATTACAACCTGACCCCGTTCGCCCTGCAGAACTCGCTCTTCTCCAATCTCCTGCCGTTCAGGTTCTCGGGCTATCTGCAGAGCCAGAGCTCCAGCTCGACGGGCCAGACCCAGATAGTGCTCTCCCCGTCCTACGCCGGCGGGACCGTGGAGGCGTTCTCATACCCTGCCCAGTACCTCTTCGGGACCAACAGCACAGGGCCCTTCAGGCTTGCCTACGCTTCGCCGAGCATGTCGACGCCTTCGGCGTGCCCAGGCAACTCGGGAATAAACTGCTTCAACGCGATTCTTGTTTACCAGGTGACCCACTAG
- the gcvH gene encoding glycine cleavage system protein GcvH: MRLGEYDVPDDLKYTKEHEWAKASDASVLIGITDYAAKTLNDVVYVTLPKVGDKVTQFKTLGTVESIKAVSELYSPITGTVTRVNEKLNTQPELVNKSPYSEGWLVEVKPADAARELRNLLDAQGYHSFLGTLIKDEQHR, translated from the coding sequence ATGAGACTCGGCGAATACGACGTGCCGGACGACCTAAAATACACGAAAGAGCACGAATGGGCGAAGGCATCCGACGCCTCCGTGCTAATTGGCATCACAGACTATGCGGCCAAGACGCTCAACGACGTCGTCTACGTGACGCTCCCCAAGGTCGGCGACAAAGTGACGCAGTTCAAGACACTTGGCACTGTCGAATCAATCAAAGCAGTGTCCGAGCTCTACTCCCCAATCACGGGGACAGTCACCAGGGTCAACGAGAAACTGAACACCCAGCCCGAACTCGTGAACAAGTCTCCGTACTCCGAGGGGTGGCTCGTCGAGGTCAAGCCCGCCGACGCGGCAAGAGAGCTCAGGAACCTCCTCGACGCCCAGGGATACCATTCATTCTTGGGCACTCTCATCAAAGACGAACAGCACCGTTAA
- the gcvT gene encoding glycine cleavage system aminomethyltransferase GcvT: MKKTQLFEYHSKHAKLTEFAGYEMPLWYTTITEEHMAVRNKCGIFDVSHMGRFSVQGKDSGRFLEGLVPTSVQSQPDAKSFYTLLLNEAAGIIDDLIIMRKTGTDFLVVVNAANASRDLDHIRRRSGGYDVQIDDVTGRTAMIAVQGPEAAAALQRLTAVDLMALKRFRSIDGEALGRRCTISRTGYTGEDGFEVIVYDTTVDDPAAAAAVWDALAKPAKPCGLGARDSLRLEAGFPLHGSDIDDKTNPFEAGLSWVVSADKTGYVGYDAVSRLRASPPARVRRGIVLDEGIPRHGFEVLDAQGGVAGQVTSGTFSPVLRKGIALAMIRRDIPESSGARVRIRETSFPGRYVKPPFYDESLYGWKRGSKSK; this comes from the coding sequence TTGAAGAAGACACAGCTCTTCGAATACCACTCGAAGCACGCCAAGCTGACAGAGTTCGCGGGCTACGAGATGCCGCTCTGGTACACGACAATCACCGAAGAGCACATGGCTGTCAGAAACAAGTGTGGTATCTTCGACGTGTCTCACATGGGCCGCTTCTCCGTCCAGGGAAAGGATTCTGGCAGGTTCCTTGAGGGTCTGGTTCCAACCAGCGTCCAGTCACAGCCGGACGCCAAGTCGTTCTACACGCTGCTCTTGAACGAGGCTGCAGGCATAATCGACGACCTCATCATCATGAGGAAGACGGGGACGGACTTCCTAGTCGTGGTCAACGCAGCCAACGCTTCCCGCGACCTCGACCACATCAGGAGGCGCTCTGGGGGATACGACGTCCAGATAGACGACGTGACAGGGAGGACGGCCATGATCGCTGTGCAGGGTCCAGAGGCTGCTGCAGCGCTGCAGCGCCTCACCGCCGTCGACCTGATGGCGTTGAAGAGGTTCAGGAGCATCGATGGCGAAGCGCTTGGCAGGAGGTGCACAATTTCGAGGACTGGCTACACAGGCGAAGACGGTTTCGAAGTCATTGTCTACGACACCACGGTCGACGACCCAGCTGCGGCGGCAGCTGTTTGGGACGCGCTGGCGAAACCCGCGAAGCCATGCGGGCTTGGGGCCAGGGATTCGTTGAGGCTGGAGGCTGGTTTTCCTCTTCACGGGTCGGACATCGATGACAAGACCAACCCGTTCGAGGCAGGCCTCTCGTGGGTCGTCTCGGCAGACAAGACGGGATACGTCGGCTATGACGCAGTCTCAAGGCTGAGGGCGTCTCCCCCAGCCCGGGTTAGGAGGGGCATAGTGCTTGACGAGGGCATCCCGCGCCACGGCTTCGAGGTGCTCGACGCCCAAGGAGGCGTCGCAGGCCAGGTGACGAGCGGGACTTTCTCCCCAGTCCTCCGCAAAGGAATCGCGCTGGCGATGATTAGGAGGGACATCCCCGAATCTTCTGGCGCACGGGTGAGGATAAGGGAGACGAGCTTCCCTGGCCGCTACGTGAAACCGCCATTCTATGACGAAAGCCTCTACGGCTGGAAGAGGGGAAGCAAGAGTAAATAG
- a CDS encoding transposase, producing MIVTYRFRLYPNKTQAHLMEQTLETCRRLYNDLLAERNEDGTGFYDLQHSLVERKGASKYLRAVHSQVLQDVNIRLDKAFQAFFAGLARHPRFKRSGRYNSFTYTQPGGFKIIGDRLKLSRIGSVKIKLHREIIGTPRRCAIIRDIDRWYVCVMVEQPELGQPPSPKPAIGVDLGVLRVATLSDGTRFDNPRCLKTAESSVKKLQRSLSRKHKGSHSREKARMLLAKAHRHIRNQRRDYAHNVSRHLAYNYSTIVFEDLKIPNMVRNHNLASAIMDASWGQPRQLTAYKAERRGGRVILVDPSGTSQICSGCAETVPKDLSVRVHACPNCGLVVDRDENAARNILKRGLERAPAEERPLLVQRTRISKFSPVKQEANGFNQW from the coding sequence ATGATCGTCACATACAGGTTCAGGCTGTATCCAAACAAGACACAAGCCCATTTGATGGAGCAGACCTTGGAGACCTGCAGGCGGCTCTACAACGACCTCCTCGCCGAAAGGAATGAAGACGGCACAGGATTCTACGACCTGCAACATTCCCTCGTTGAAAGGAAGGGCGCCAGCAAGTATCTGAGGGCTGTCCACTCCCAGGTCCTCCAGGACGTGAATATCAGGCTCGACAAGGCCTTCCAGGCGTTCTTTGCTGGCCTTGCGAGGCATCCAAGGTTCAAGCGCAGCGGGAGGTACAACTCATTCACATATACGCAGCCAGGAGGGTTCAAGATCATCGGCGACCGCCTCAAACTCTCAAGGATAGGTTCTGTGAAGATCAAACTTCACAGGGAGATCATAGGCACTCCAAGGAGGTGCGCTATCATCAGGGACATTGACCGGTGGTACGTCTGCGTGATGGTTGAGCAACCCGAACTCGGACAACCTCCAAGCCCCAAGCCTGCAATAGGCGTGGACCTTGGAGTGCTCAGAGTTGCAACATTGAGCGACGGCACGCGATTCGATAACCCTCGCTGCCTGAAGACAGCAGAGAGCAGTGTCAAGAAGCTTCAGCGAAGCCTCTCAAGGAAGCACAAAGGTTCTCACAGCAGGGAAAAGGCCAGGATGCTTCTAGCAAAGGCGCACCGCCACATCAGGAACCAGCGAAGGGACTACGCCCACAATGTCTCTCGTCACCTGGCCTACAACTATTCAACCATCGTCTTCGAAGACTTGAAGATTCCGAACATGGTGAGGAACCACAATCTGGCATCGGCAATAATGGATGCCTCTTGGGGCCAACCGCGCCAACTAACTGCCTACAAGGCAGAAAGGCGTGGTGGACGAGTAATACTCGTCGACCCAAGTGGGACATCGCAGATATGCTCCGGGTGCGCGGAGACGGTTCCCAAGGACCTGTCCGTGCGGGTTCATGCGTGCCCGAACTGCGGTCTCGTCGTTGACAGGGACGAGAACGCGGCACGGAACATACTCAAGCGGGGCCTGGAACGGGCCCCTGCGGAGGAGCGGCCTCTACTTGTCCAACGAACGAGGATAAGCAAGTTCTCTCCTGTGAAGCAAGAAGCCAATGGTTTTAACCAGTGGTAG
- the cofE gene encoding coenzyme F420-0:L-glutamate ligase, producing MLTLAPVHAKRVSERFDVVGLIEGRLRKKLRRGDVLVISSKFLAISEGRVVRLRDVAPGAKARNLAAAYRMDPRLCELVIRESDTVVGGVPGFLLTIKDGLLTPNAGIDKSNIGHGKVVLYPRKPEVLALRIRQGVKFSMGVDVAVVVCDSRLMPMRRGTTGVAIASSGLEAILDLRGKSDLFGNILRVTSQAIADDLSSAAQVLMGESDEATPMVLVRGVNKRLLKDAEYPSAKFAIPADECVYLRSLGYAA from the coding sequence TTGCTCACGCTCGCTCCGGTGCACGCCAAGCGCGTCTCAGAGAGGTTCGACGTGGTCGGGTTGATTGAGGGGCGGTTGCGGAAGAAGCTGCGGCGGGGCGACGTGCTGGTCATCTCGAGCAAGTTCCTGGCCATCTCAGAGGGAAGGGTCGTCAGGCTCCGCGACGTCGCCCCGGGTGCCAAGGCGAGGAACCTCGCGGCCGCGTACCGCATGGACCCGAGGCTCTGCGAGCTCGTGATTAGGGAGTCTGATACTGTGGTGGGGGGCGTCCCTGGCTTCCTGCTCACAATCAAGGACGGTCTGCTGACGCCGAACGCCGGGATAGACAAGTCGAACATCGGGCACGGGAAGGTCGTCCTCTACCCGAGGAAACCAGAGGTGCTTGCTCTCCGGATAAGGCAAGGCGTCAAGTTCTCCATGGGTGTAGACGTGGCTGTGGTTGTGTGCGACAGCAGGCTCATGCCGATGAGGCGAGGCACGACGGGAGTGGCCATCGCGAGCTCCGGTCTGGAAGCCATACTGGACCTGAGAGGGAAGAGCGACCTGTTCGGTAACATCCTGAGGGTGACGTCCCAGGCGATAGCCGACGACCTCAGCTCCGCGGCTCAAGTCTTGATGGGCGAATCAGACGAAGCCACACCGATGGTTCTTGTCAGGGGTGTTAACAAGAGGCTCCTGAAAGACGCAGAGTACCCTTCCGCGAAGTTCGCGATTCCTGCTGACGAGTGCGTGTACCTCAGGAGTCTCGGGTACGCGGCCTAG
- the topA gene encoding DNA topoisomerase I yields the protein MADDVSSGYTLVVCEKPDAARRVADALSDGAPSSAMIEGVQTFRFRRGAEELVVCAAQGHVYAVSDPFAERSVYPVFDVEWYDYGLVEKEAMGAARRIASIKKLAGGATKFVNACDYDVEGETIGFNILRYACGGKESEARRAKFSTLTKDELLEAFRAAEVPPSHGMADAGRTRHLVDFVWGVNLSRALSQSAVGSGHRYRTVSVGRVQGPTLGFVVEREGEIRSFVPRPYWTVRGIFEKDGERLLAAYSKDRLGRKTDAEKVKAECSGREGTVSSVVKSVSEVMPPAPFNIGDLQKEAYRAFGYSPSRTMQIAERLYLDVLISYPRTSSQRLPPSIDCRKIMRGLASSKEYSMHAERLLAGSLRPAQGVKDDPAHPAIHPTGEKPRRPLGAQEARLYDLVVKRFLSTFAPPAKRENVSVDVSLNGHLFKLGGRRTVYQGWLEYYAPYSKSADVDIPRISEGDRLRVLAVDVEEKFESKPPRYNQSSLLEKMELEGIGTKATRADMIATLVDRGYMAGESLTASELGFSVVETMKLYAPEIISTGLTRSVEERLEKIEEGTESQKELVRETVRSISNQLIMLNQNEEQVGREIDFAVSASVADRYVIGACPVCKTGKLRIIRSKKTGKRFVGCTNYPSGCRASAPLPQRGTVKVTQKSCQHCSWPVVYVIAGRAPWRLCVNPNCPSKAGKKRGV from the coding sequence GTGGCGGACGACGTGAGCAGCGGCTACACGCTTGTGGTCTGCGAGAAGCCGGACGCGGCCAGGAGGGTCGCGGATGCACTCTCCGACGGCGCGCCGTCGAGCGCCATGATCGAAGGAGTTCAGACCTTCAGGTTTCGCAGGGGCGCGGAGGAGCTCGTTGTATGTGCGGCGCAAGGCCACGTCTACGCCGTCTCCGACCCGTTCGCCGAACGGTCGGTCTACCCAGTCTTCGATGTCGAGTGGTACGACTACGGCCTGGTGGAGAAGGAAGCCATGGGTGCGGCGCGCAGGATTGCTTCAATCAAGAAGCTCGCCGGCGGTGCCACGAAGTTCGTGAACGCGTGCGACTACGACGTCGAAGGCGAAACAATCGGATTCAACATCCTCCGATACGCGTGCGGGGGGAAGGAGTCAGAGGCCAGAAGAGCCAAGTTCTCCACCCTGACAAAGGACGAGCTGTTGGAGGCATTCCGCGCGGCCGAGGTCCCGCCGTCGCATGGGATGGCCGACGCTGGCAGGACGAGGCACCTTGTCGACTTCGTGTGGGGCGTGAACCTCTCGCGGGCGCTCTCGCAGTCGGCTGTTGGTTCCGGCCACAGGTACAGGACGGTCAGCGTCGGGCGGGTGCAGGGGCCAACACTCGGCTTCGTCGTCGAGCGTGAGGGCGAGATTCGCTCTTTCGTGCCTCGGCCATACTGGACAGTCAGAGGCATCTTTGAGAAAGACGGAGAGCGCCTCTTGGCCGCTTACTCGAAGGACAGGCTTGGCAGGAAGACAGACGCGGAGAAGGTGAAGGCCGAGTGTTCCGGACGAGAGGGCACAGTCAGCAGTGTTGTGAAGAGCGTCTCGGAGGTCATGCCGCCGGCGCCATTCAACATAGGCGACCTCCAGAAAGAGGCGTATCGTGCCTTCGGCTACTCGCCGAGCCGCACCATGCAGATTGCGGAACGTCTCTACCTCGACGTCCTGATTTCCTATCCTAGAACGAGCAGCCAGAGGCTGCCGCCTTCCATCGACTGCAGGAAGATCATGCGCGGCTTGGCCTCGTCGAAGGAGTACTCGATGCATGCGGAGAGGCTTTTGGCAGGAAGCCTCAGGCCAGCCCAAGGAGTGAAGGACGACCCAGCGCATCCCGCAATCCACCCCACAGGAGAAAAGCCAAGAAGACCTCTCGGAGCTCAAGAGGCGCGCCTCTACGACCTCGTGGTGAAGAGATTCCTCTCCACCTTTGCGCCCCCAGCCAAGAGGGAGAACGTGTCGGTCGACGTCTCTCTGAACGGACACTTGTTCAAGCTAGGAGGAAGGAGGACCGTCTATCAGGGCTGGCTGGAGTACTACGCGCCGTACAGCAAGAGCGCTGACGTGGACATACCGCGGATCAGCGAGGGGGACAGGCTCAGGGTGCTCGCTGTCGACGTAGAGGAGAAGTTCGAGTCGAAGCCGCCGAGGTACAACCAGAGCAGCCTGCTCGAGAAGATGGAGCTGGAAGGCATCGGGACCAAGGCGACGCGGGCAGACATGATTGCGACGCTCGTCGACAGGGGATACATGGCGGGCGAGAGCCTGACCGCCAGCGAGCTCGGGTTCTCCGTGGTCGAGACGATGAAACTCTACGCCCCAGAGATAATCTCTACGGGACTGACGAGGTCTGTGGAGGAGAGGCTGGAGAAGATCGAGGAGGGAACCGAGAGCCAGAAGGAACTCGTCAGGGAGACGGTGAGGTCCATCTCCAACCAGCTGATTATGCTGAACCAGAACGAAGAGCAGGTAGGCCGAGAAATCGACTTCGCTGTGTCTGCCTCCGTCGCCGACAGGTACGTCATCGGCGCCTGCCCTGTCTGCAAGACGGGGAAGCTGAGAATAATTCGTTCGAAGAAGACGGGGAAGCGGTTCGTCGGGTGTACCAACTACCCATCCGGCTGCAGGGCGTCGGCGCCCCTTCCCCAGAGGGGCACGGTCAAGGTCACGCAGAAATCGTGCCAGCACTGTTCCTGGCCAGTCGTCTATGTCATAGCCGGCAGGGCGCCTTGGAGGCTCTGCGTCAACCCCAACTGTCCGTCGAAGGCAGGTAAGAAACGTGGCGTGTAG
- a CDS encoding transposase encodes MQVNRGYRTELKPNKNQVIGFKKARGAARTAYNWGLERNNNVRLFNQLPHLPIRYESPIDQHRLLNERKRRDWAWMYEVSKCAPQEALRDLGNAFHNFLKRPDHFGWPRFKSKHDDVQSFTLTGAIHIKKDSIQLPTFGEVRLKECGYLPVGHRVQSATVSSRAGRWFISIGVRKRIKVPENCGPVVGVDFGIKHLTALSDGTIIENGHPLGRTERRLERLQRSLSRKQKGSANRWKAKLRLQRLHMRISDARKDGLHKLTTMLTRTKSVVVVEDLAVQNMTKRHSLAKAILDGAPGEMRRQLEYKARWYGSRLVVAPRNFPSTKMCSRCHRVKEEMPLSERIYECERCGLVIDRDLNAAKNLEWWYDHPTVAGSSPETLNACLRQEVAGPQGPVPVVDAGSVWRMS; translated from the coding sequence TTGCAGGTCAATCGAGGTTATAGGACCGAGCTCAAACCGAACAAGAACCAAGTCATTGGGTTCAAGAAGGCACGCGGCGCAGCGAGGACGGCCTACAACTGGGGGCTCGAGAGGAATAACAACGTCCGGCTCTTCAACCAGCTGCCGCACCTGCCCATCAGGTACGAATCACCCATCGATCAGCATAGGCTCTTGAATGAAAGAAAACGGAGGGACTGGGCCTGGATGTACGAGGTGTCGAAGTGCGCGCCCCAAGAGGCTCTCCGCGACTTGGGCAACGCGTTCCACAACTTCCTGAAGAGGCCAGACCACTTCGGGTGGCCCAGGTTCAAGAGCAAACACGACGATGTCCAGTCGTTCACACTGACGGGTGCGATTCACATCAAGAAAGATTCTATCCAGTTGCCGACGTTCGGCGAAGTCCGATTGAAGGAGTGCGGATACCTTCCTGTTGGCCACCGCGTCCAATCTGCCACCGTCTCCAGCAGAGCAGGGCGCTGGTTCATATCAATCGGTGTGAGGAAGAGGATCAAGGTTCCTGAGAACTGCGGCCCCGTAGTCGGCGTGGACTTCGGCATCAAGCACCTGACCGCACTCTCCGACGGCACGATTATCGAGAATGGCCATCCACTCGGACGGACAGAGCGCAGGCTGGAGCGTCTCCAGAGGAGCCTAAGCAGGAAGCAGAAGGGGAGCGCGAACCGCTGGAAGGCCAAGTTAAGGCTCCAGAGGCTCCACATGAGGATATCAGACGCCCGCAAAGACGGACTGCACAAGCTGACCACGATGCTGACGAGAACCAAGTCTGTCGTCGTGGTCGAGGACCTGGCTGTCCAGAACATGACCAAGAGACACAGCCTCGCGAAGGCCATCCTAGACGGAGCGCCAGGGGAGATGCGGAGGCAGCTGGAGTACAAGGCTCGATGGTACGGGAGCAGGCTGGTGGTAGCACCAAGGAACTTCCCGTCCACCAAGATGTGCTCCAGATGCCACAGAGTCAAGGAGGAGATGCCTCTGTCTGAGCGCATCTACGAGTGCGAGAGGTGCGGCCTTGTCATCGACCGCGACCTGAATGCAGCGAAGAACCTGGAGTGGTGGTACGACCACCCCACCGTCGCCGGTAGTTCGCCGGAGACGCTAAACGCCTGTCTGAGGCAGGAAGTTGCAGGTCCGCAAGGACCGGTGCCTGTCGTTGATGCAGGAAGCGTTTGGAGGATGTCATAG